The following are from one region of the Ischnura elegans chromosome X, ioIscEleg1.1, whole genome shotgun sequence genome:
- the LOC124171704 gene encoding uncharacterized protein LOC124171704 — MYRYCLFLEVFSSLLFQEQDDEETPSNPPEALQHMEIIVEDLFPKEDMGSGKQKNEGDLHRVTAMILDHMKAFEKKKESLMVRKVNALELIAQSLARQAVAAERLQQLKASK; from the exons ATGTATCGGTATTGCCTATTCTTAGAGGTGTTTTCTTCTCTCTTATTTCAGGAGCAAGATGATGAGGAGACTCCATCAAATCCCCCAGAAGCACTGCAGCAT atGGAAATAATAGTGGAAGATTTATTCCCGAAGGAGGATATGGGGAGTGGCAAAC aaaagaatgaaggcgaCCTTCACAGGGTTACAGCGATGATTTTGGACCACATGAAGGCATTTGAG aaaaagaaagagagtctAATGGTTCGGAAAGTTAATGCCCTGGAGCTCATTGCCCAATCCTTAGCACGCCAGGCAGTTGCTGCGGAGAGGCTGCAGCAGCTGAAAGCAAGCAAGTGA